Proteins from a single region of Nocardioides anomalus:
- a CDS encoding DinB family protein yields MSDTWLPSEEDPRTITDQPRGERAVVEGYLRHYRKTFELKLQGLDPTQLAQRSVPPSSMSLLGLLRHLAGVEQSWNVRALQGRHDAPRLASSGTDRDDDFDGAEGTQECVDQAWADWRREVADAEAWLAGDDYDRVVDVRGDEIEVRDVVVHLVEEYARHCGHADLLRECVDGRTGQ; encoded by the coding sequence GTGAGCGACACCTGGCTGCCGTCCGAGGAGGACCCCCGCACCATCACCGATCAGCCGCGGGGCGAGCGGGCGGTGGTCGAGGGCTACCTGCGCCACTACCGGAAGACCTTCGAGCTCAAGCTGCAGGGCCTCGACCCCACGCAGCTGGCCCAGCGGTCGGTGCCGCCGTCGTCGATGTCGCTGCTCGGGCTGCTGCGGCACCTGGCCGGGGTCGAGCAGTCCTGGAACGTCCGCGCGCTGCAGGGGCGCCACGACGCACCACGGCTGGCCTCGTCGGGGACGGACCGCGACGACGACTTCGACGGCGCCGAGGGCACCCAGGAGTGCGTGGACCAGGCATGGGCGGACTGGCGGCGCGAGGTGGCCGACGCCGAGGCGTGGCTGGCGGGCGACGACTACGACCGGGTGGTCGACGTGCGCGGCGACGAGATCGAGGTGCGCGACGTCGTGGTGCACCTGGTCGAGGAGTACGCGCGACACTGCGGTCACGCGGACCTGCTTCGTGAGTGCGTCGACGGGAGGACGGGACAGTGA
- a CDS encoding DinB family protein: MSELEALRRWLREARGVVEAKAAGLSAEQLAARSVPPSELSVLGLVRHLAQMEHYWFVVTLSRTDEPRPFFPAGDWAAQFRDAVADDAVVEEAFSTWRAVRARADAVLDGLEQSDLDFVWDPDDRIGSVREVLEQVVYEYSRHCGHLDLLREAIDGETGEER; the protein is encoded by the coding sequence GTGAGCGAGCTGGAGGCGCTGCGGCGCTGGCTGCGCGAGGCGCGAGGCGTGGTCGAGGCCAAGGCGGCGGGGCTGAGCGCCGAGCAGCTGGCGGCCAGGTCGGTGCCGCCGTCGGAGCTGTCGGTGCTGGGGCTGGTGCGCCACCTGGCGCAGATGGAGCACTACTGGTTCGTGGTCACGCTCTCGCGCACCGACGAGCCGCGACCGTTCTTCCCCGCCGGCGACTGGGCGGCCCAGTTCCGCGACGCGGTGGCCGACGACGCCGTGGTCGAGGAGGCGTTCTCGACCTGGCGCGCGGTGCGCGCGCGGGCCGATGCGGTGCTGGACGGCCTGGAGCAGTCCGACCTCGACTTCGTGTGGGACCCCGACGACCGGATCGGCTCGGTGCGCGAGGTGCTGGAGCAGGTGGTCTACGAGTACTCCCGGCACTGCGGCCACCTCGACCTGCTCCGCGAGGCCATCGACGGCGAGACCGGCGAGGAGCGCTGA